The Xyrauchen texanus isolate HMW12.3.18 chromosome 42, RBS_HiC_50CHRs, whole genome shotgun sequence genome includes the window ACAACATAAAAGCcacaatacaaacaaaataagccacaacagaaaccccacaacacaattaaataagCCATAACACAATGTAAATAAGCAACAGCACAACATAAATGCcacaatacaaacaaaataagccacaacacaacagaaaagccacaacacaaggaAAATAAGCCACGTACGACACaaaaaaattaagccacaacacaacggaattaagattaaatgaaattattatatCACCTGCATTGAGTCAGAACTGTCTCTCAGAAAATTTTAGTTTATTCTATCTTGGACTCACACTGACAGGTATGGATGCAACATCATTCAAACGCAGTAGTTTTCTGTTAAAGATGCCATTTTAGAAAATCCCTTTTCATAGATCAGTCATgagtaatttaatccatgagtgaaattgtccaataacagggaggttactgagattaagtaagtagtattcagctcgtcatgtaattctaacatggcagcccccatgaggggaccctctccatgtagaataaaacagcttttattttatTAGGTTAATAATATGACTTCATATCATGTAAGTGCTCAtggttttatacatatgtttcaaaatttgtCTATTAGTAATtcctttagaagtaaaactttttaatgagtaaacaattactgaaTGGACCTTCATAAACTGTGGTTAGAATTCAGGGGTGATTTTGGGATTTAAAACATTGTGCGGGAGCCATCTGAATGACTCCTTTTGACACGAGAGGCCATTTGTTTACCCATTTGAGcaattcacaaaacaaaaaattaaaaaagtgatTCATTTGCAAATCAGTCATTCGGATTCTGTACAGGCgacagaaaatattttgaaagatTTTAGCCAGTCAACAACCAAGTCTTATTTGGTGTTAATGTGATttaatgtgattgaaaatcagggttacctctcccccatcccccctggaatctacgcccctggggGCAACACAAAGATCATTTGAGAGAGTCACATTTTCTGTTACTACGGTTAGGGTAGGGGTAGTTGTCAGGGTTCAGTGAGActccaaataaacataaaaacaaagtgTGTGAACGTTGCATGTGACTCTCATGAGATTTTCAGCATCTGGatggttaccttctagacacaaccaaaaataaactaaatgcaaaaaatgttcaTAGAATAAAAAGATTTTCCAAACCAGTACTCATTTTACTTCATCACAATTTACACCAATTTAGCCATgggaaaaaataaagatattataaaagtatgtaaaaacaatttaaaacatagTGCTGATTCAGTCATGATTGTATGACTACTACAGTTTACATTATCTATGGCATTAGTACAAAAGCTTTCATTCCACTCTTCTCATAAGACTGATGATAGAGATTTTGTGTATGCTCTTTCAGTCCCATGTGATGCCAAGCATCTGACAGCTGATTTCCCAGAGTTTCTGAGCCATTTCATCATCTGAAGCTTCTCTTGAACAGCTCGCTGGGGCACAGTCACTgttaaacaaaatacattattaGTACTGACAGATTGTATTCTACAACCTCCCAATGTAAAGTGAAATTGTGATTGTTACATGGTATGTTGTGCATGTAAAGCAAAAATGCAACGGTAGATTAAGTTTTATTTCCCATAATACTCTGTACCTATAGTATCCTCCGCTTCCCTTTTCCAGCTCTGACTCTACAGCACAGTAGATGGTTGTCTGGGCCCCCTGCACAGTGGTCTTGGTAAAAGGGCTAAAGACCTTGAATGCTATTTGCACAGGCTTGCTGAGGTTCCTAAACAGCTCTGATTGCACCACACCAGGATGGAGGGAGTAAACTGTCACACCTGTGCCTGCAACATAAATATGTTTTGTAATTTCCTTATGAGCTTTATGGAGCAAATCACATACACTAATGTCAATTATACATTATTTAGTGTTTCTGATTGTTTTTAGGGTAGCTACATTTCTCTTTAAAAAGGTTTAATGGGGGGCATCTgcagtcgcaagttcgaatccagtcaggcttccaaagcaaccaaatggTCCGGTTGCTacggtgggtagagtcacgttgggtttacctcctcatggtcactataatgtggttctcgctcttggtgagttgtgcgtgtatgCCGCGCagtatagcatgagcctccacacacgcttggtctctgcggtaatgcgctcaaccaAATgcgcactacgccaccacgagaatTTAGGGCGCAATGGAAATTGGGCAttgcaaattggggagaaaatctacacaattaaaaaaaaaaataaagtacaaaataaaagtttaatggtatcagatcaggggtggactgggaagagaagtCGGCcaaggattttacatagaaactagcccaaaagttgttgaggggtgtttctgtccttttctgcatatcgctgccccctttgtatatgaaaatatgcatccttTTGTGGCTGTTGTGCATAATGCAGCAGCTCATTTCAGGCCCATTTGACCCATTTCGCAGCCGGCCCAGTTCTCCAGATGGACAACTGGTTCTCCCAGTTCTCCAAAGTGCATAGGACCaccggaaaatgcccggtatgccatatTACCAATCCAGAcctgtatcagatggtaatacaatTGTACTTTGAAACAAGCCATGGTACTAAATGACATggtactaatacattttcatgtattaTGGCATAAACAGTACTTATTAAATATTATGGCAGttagtaccatggtacattttggtGCTGTTTGTAAGTGTATTTCCAACACTGTCCTTGTTAACCTAGTAGTTTAACctaactaaataaaatatctataaatctcCAACTGTGTAAGCACTAAAAGCTACATAGTGTGTAGTCAGTTACTTTAGATCTGGcaaaccaaggtttcttccatgtGCAACTTCTTTAAGGTCATCTGAACACATTTCCCCTATTATGAGATTTTTGGTACAAACTGAAGACTGTGTTGTCTGCAGGgtcgggagggttactttttaaatgtagtccactacagattacagaatacatgctgttaaatgtcatttgtaatgcattctgttagattacttaaggtcagtaacatattctaaatactgtggattacttcttcagcactggtaaatttttccacttgttttgactataaaaaaggAGCAAAAGATGACAAACGGGATGATAGTTTGTCTTCTTATAAATCATGTATAGTCTGACACGGACACCCTTGCTATGAAGATCACATACCCTGCAGTCTTTTGGCCAAGGAACGTGTGCAGAGGATGTTCGCTAGTTTGCTCTGCCCGTAAGCCCTCCTGGGAGAGTAGCTTTTCTCACTGTTTATGTCATCCAAACTGATGCTGCCCCATGTATGGGCAACAGAAGCCACGTTGATGATCCTGGCAGGGGCAGATTTCTTTAGAAGGTCCAGAAGTAGGTAAGTGAGCAGAAAATGACCTATTGGAGGTTTGGGGAGGATGAAAATAGTCAGGAGGTTGCTTGGCCTAACATAACCTTCATTGTCTTACATGTCCTGTTGATGCCTCCGTGTCTTTTTGTACACTATTCAGTATTCAATAAATGGATGGAAAAGGATGTATATGGAAAGGATGTATATTACACAAGTTTTTGGGTACTAGCAAGAGCAGTGGAGTTAGAAAACAGGAAACCAACTTGGGTTGGTGAATAATTAAGATGCATGCCATGTAAATTTAAAGATTATGTTCTCTGTTTGAGTTACTATTTAACATTACAAGGAAGTCTGAGACTTGTCATGCGAAACAAGGCTGCTTTATAGAAAGGAATAGTGTGTAACCAGGCACAATTAGTACTTAATTTGAAAGAGGCCATTTTAATTGATCAAATTACTTGGTTTACAGGTCAGACAAAGTAGCAGTATTGATTAGATACTAATTAGGAAATTGAATTTGACTGATAGTCTGACTTCCACAGACTAACCCTCGTGTGGTAAGGTATTAAGATGTGGATCAGATGACATTTggacacacaaaaacatacaaacaaacccAAAAGTCTTTACCCAAATGGTTGACACCAAATTGCATCTCAAAGCCATCTGCAGTTTTTGAGTATGGACACATCATGATGCCAGCATTATTGATTAGGATGTTGACTTGCTTTTcttctaaaacacaaaataatgaatCAATGCCACTTAGCAAATGACATGACAACTTAGTTtcatatagatcagtggttattaactggtgggtcgtgactcaaaatgggtcacaggtctgttaTCAAGGGGTCATGAACAGCAGCAAAAAACAATGCTCAATGCAAGTAACAAAATCCAACTAAGCATATATCATGTATaagtaataataattgtaatcaaTTTGAATGTTTGATTTTGAAGAAATCTTTGTTTACACTACTTTGTTTATACATTGTTGTAATCTTTTGTATGATAAACACATTTTGTACTATGTTGGCTTACCCCATTAAAGTGCATTGCATTTAAACTAATAATCAGAAATCTAACGCACCTTTCTTAATGAGTTCAGCAAATGCCCTGATAGATTTGGTATCTGATAGATCAAGTTTATTGGCCACAATGCTTTGGTTTCCAGAATCCTCCATTAATTCTTTTCTGGCTCCCTCTGCCTTTTCCAAGTCTCGACAGGCCATGATGACTCGAGCCCCTGAACATTGAGAAGTTGATATTAATGTGCTTTCTATATAGCGCAAACGGTCACATTTCACGCCAAAAAAAGGAGAGCAGACATCTTTCATGGATCTTGAATGATTATGTTTAGATATTCCAGCAAATGTCCTTGCTGTGATATGTCCTTACATAACTAATTAATATGGTGCTAAACAGGGAAGTAAGGCTGGTGAGCTAGCACAATGGCAGTTTGCCTGGTAATTACTGAGCAGAAAATCTATTATATTATTTGGAGCAATTTGGTTGGCATGCATCAGAGTCTCTTTGTTGGAATGCAGCTGGCCCATGTGGGAAAGTGTACAGTTTTCCAATCTCTTTGACAGATTACTGTAATCCTGTCAATTATTTATCAGCATGCATTCATAGCTTTCAAGAGACTGTCAGTTTTTAAGATGAAATATCTGCTGTTTTGGTTCACATTTGCTGCACCATATGTGACATTGAACCACTGAGTAAAATTTAATTTTGCGTTTGTTCTTTTTTATCCCAGATTCAAGTATC containing:
- the LOC127635235 gene encoding retinol dehydrogenase 12-like, with protein sequence MHSVRNFFCGQWSSSVRLDDKTVIITGANTGIGKETARDLARRGARVIMACRDLEKAEGARKELMEDSGNQSIVANKLDLSDTKSIRAFAELIKKEEKQVNILINNAGIMMCPYSKTADGFEMQFGVNHLGHFLLTYLLLDLLKKSAPARIINVASVAHTWGSISLDDINSEKSYSPRRAYGQSKLANILCTRSLAKRLQGTGVTVYSLHPGVVQSELFRNLSKPVQIAFKVFSPFTKTTVQGAQTTIYCAVESELEKGSGGYYSDCAPASCSREASDDEMAQKLWEISCQMLGITWD